A region from the Mustela erminea isolate mMusErm1 chromosome 2, mMusErm1.Pri, whole genome shotgun sequence genome encodes:
- the MRFAP1 gene encoding MORF4 family-associated protein 1 has protein sequence MRPLDIVELAEPEEVEVLEPEEDFEQFLLPVINEMREDIAALTREHGRAYLRNRSKLWEMDNMLIQIKTQVEASEESALNHLQNPGDGVDGRAAKRCEKAEEKAKEIAKMAEMLVELVRRIERSESS, from the coding sequence ATGCGGCCCTTGGACATCGTCGAGCTGGCGGAGCCCGAGGAGGTGGAAGTGCTGGAGCCCGAGGAGGACTTCGAGCAGTTCCTCCTGCCCGTCATCAACGAGATGCGCGAGGACATCGCGGCCCTCACGCGGGAGCACGGCAGAGCCTACCTGCGGAACAGAAGCAAGCTGTGGGAGATGGACAATATGCTCATCCAGATCAAAACGCAGGTGGAGGCCTCGGAGGAGAGCGCCCTCAACCATCTGCAGAACCCCGGCGACGGCGTGGACGGCAGGGCGGCCAAGAGATGCGAGAAGGCCGAGGAGAAGGCCAAGGAGATCGCGAAGATGGCAGAGATGCTGGTGGAGCTGGTGCGGCGGATAGAGAGAAGCGAGTCGTCCTGA